A single window of Cottoperca gobio chromosome 9, fCotGob3.1, whole genome shotgun sequence DNA harbors:
- the gadd45ga gene encoding growth arrest and DNA-damage-inducible, gamma a gives MTLEEIRGQENTMENADRVQSAGAALEELLVAAKKQDYLTVGVYESAKVMNVDPDSVAFCVLATDEEYECDIALQIHFTLIQAFCFDNDINVVRVNDIERLADLVSADDTGEPKDAHCILVTSPSASPWKDPALDKLSLFCEESRSVYDWVPTITLPER, from the exons ATGACTCTGGAAGAGATCCGCGGACAAGAGAACACAATGGAAAACGCAGATAG GGTGCAAAGTGCAGGCGCAGCCCTGGAAGAGCTGCTGGTCGCTGCTAAGAAGCAGGACTACCTGACAGTTGGAGTTTATGAATCTGCTAAAGTCATGAATGT TGACCCAGACAGCGTGGCATTCTGCGTCCTCGCCACCGATGAGGAGTACGAGTGTGACATTGCTCTCCAGATCCACTTCACCCTCATCCAGGCTTTCTGCTTCGACAACGACATCAACGTTGTGCGCGTCAATGACATAGAGCGCCTGGCTGACCTCGTGAGCGCAGACGACACCGGCGAACCCAAGGACGCGCACTGCATTCTTGTCACG agCCCCAGTGCAAGCCCATGGAAAGACCCCGCTCTGGACAAGCTGAGTCTGTTCTGTGAGGAGAGCCGCAGTGTGTACGACTGGGTGCCCACCATCACGCTCCCAGAGCGCTGA